A stretch of SAR116 cluster alpha proteobacterium HIMB100 DNA encodes these proteins:
- a CDS encoding TRAP transporter, DctM subunit (PFAM: DctM-like transporters~TIGRFAM: TRAP transporter, DctM subunit) — protein sequence MTEIYATGLFLFVLFALLGSSVWVGLALIGVAWVGMELFTSRPAGDAMITTIWTGASSWTLTALPLFIWMGEILYRTRLSEDMFRGLAPWMRNLPGGLLHTNIAGCTLFAAVSGSSAATLTTVGKMSIPELRRRGYPEYMIIGTLAGAATLGLMIPPSLTLIVYGVTINESITKLFMAGVIPGLVLAGLFMSYIVGWYYLRPSERPQQAPRQSLMQVIKDSRFLIPVILLVMVVIGSMYFGWATATEAAAVGVVGALLLAASQRSLTFETFTQSLMGATRTSAMIALILMGASFLSLSMGFTGLPRALAGFIDNMDLSPIVLIAALTVFYIILGMFLDGISSVVLTMAIVEPMIRQAGIDVIWFGIFIVVVVEMAQVTPPIGFNLFVLQGMTKHEISYIAKTAIPMVGLMVLMVVILVIWPELATWLPETVRQSRS from the coding sequence ATGACAGAGATTTATGCAACCGGCCTGTTTCTGTTTGTCCTGTTCGCTCTGTTGGGCAGCTCAGTCTGGGTCGGTCTTGCGCTGATCGGGGTTGCCTGGGTGGGTATGGAGCTGTTTACCTCTCGTCCAGCAGGTGATGCGATGATCACCACGATTTGGACAGGGGCCTCCAGCTGGACGTTGACTGCGCTGCCTTTGTTCATTTGGATGGGGGAAATCCTCTATCGAACACGGTTGTCAGAAGATATGTTCCGGGGGCTTGCTCCATGGATGCGGAATCTGCCGGGCGGATTGCTTCATACGAATATCGCAGGCTGTACGCTATTTGCTGCCGTTTCTGGATCGTCTGCGGCGACATTGACTACAGTTGGCAAAATGTCCATTCCTGAACTGCGCCGCCGGGGCTATCCTGAATATATGATCATTGGCACTTTGGCCGGAGCGGCAACATTGGGGTTGATGATCCCGCCGTCATTAACACTGATTGTTTATGGTGTGACCATTAACGAATCGATTACAAAGCTGTTTATGGCAGGTGTGATCCCAGGGCTGGTCTTAGCTGGTTTATTTATGAGCTACATTGTGGGCTGGTATTATCTGCGCCCGTCAGAGCGACCACAACAAGCCCCCCGCCAAAGCCTGATGCAGGTGATAAAAGACAGCCGGTTTTTGATTCCGGTCATTCTGCTGGTAATGGTCGTGATCGGCTCTATGTATTTCGGCTGGGCCACCGCCACAGAAGCTGCTGCCGTCGGGGTGGTCGGGGCCTTGCTGCTTGCCGCTTCCCAGAGATCTCTGACCTTTGAGACCTTTACACAGAGCCTGATGGGGGCAACCCGCACCTCAGCCATGATTGCCCTGATTTTGATGGGGGCATCCTTCTTATCCCTGTCAATGGGCTTTACAGGTCTGCCACGCGCATTGGCCGGATTTATCGATAATATGGATTTATCCCCTATTGTGCTGATTGCTGCACTGACGGTGTTTTATATCATCCTGGGCATGTTTTTGGATGGTATTTCATCTGTTGTGCTGACCATGGCCATTGTTGAGCCTATGATCCGCCAAGCTGGCATTGATGTGATCTGGTTTGGCATTTTCATTGTTGTTGTGGTTGAAATGGCACAGGTAACACCCCCTATCGGGTTCAATCTGTTTGTGCTTCAGGGTATGACCAAACATGAGATTTCTTATATTGCGAAAACCGCCATCCCGATGGTCGGGTTGATGGTGTTGATGGTGGTCATCCTGGTCATCTGGCCGGAATTGGCCACTTGGCTGCCCGAAACTGTCCGCCAGTCCAGAAGCTGA
- a CDS encoding putative dehydrogenase (PFAM: Oxidoreductase family, NAD-binding Rossmann fold), with protein MMNRMKVGLIGCGRISDIYLQNCATFSEIDIVACASLDSAESQAKADQYHIARACSPDEIVSDPDIDCVLNLTIPAAHADITLQALHAGKHVYSEKPFVTRHEDGEAILALARQKGCLVGNAPDTFLGGRWQTCRKLIDDGIIGRPTSVAAFVGTHGVERHHPNPDFYYQTGGGPLLDLGPYYLTAMVFLLGPIARVSGLSNRAFDQRMIENGPRHGEWMEVEVDTHSQSMLSFASGEIGSMTMSFDIWDTDMPRFEIYGEEGTISISDPDPVHGANIFDGEVLYRTRQTSRWTHQPRPTGRDDWQVAENLFGYNYNARGLGLLDLAYAVAEGRAPRASAELAFHIFEVMDAIARSHQTGQVEQVASKVVRPDPLPLVFPAQRESGDVTWA; from the coding sequence ATGATGAATCGTATGAAAGTTGGACTGATCGGTTGTGGGCGTATCAGCGATATTTATCTGCAGAATTGTGCCACCTTCAGCGAAATTGATATAGTTGCCTGTGCTAGCCTTGATAGTGCTGAATCTCAGGCGAAAGCTGATCAGTATCATATCGCCAGGGCCTGTTCACCTGATGAGATTGTTTCTGATCCTGATATTGATTGTGTTCTGAATTTAACGATCCCGGCTGCTCATGCTGATATCACGTTGCAGGCGCTTCATGCAGGTAAGCATGTCTATTCTGAAAAACCGTTTGTTACTCGTCATGAAGATGGTGAAGCGATTTTGGCTTTGGCCCGGCAAAAGGGCTGTTTGGTGGGCAATGCGCCGGATACATTTTTGGGCGGACGCTGGCAGACTTGTCGAAAGCTGATTGATGATGGAATTATTGGCCGCCCGACCTCTGTGGCTGCCTTTGTGGGCACGCATGGTGTTGAACGTCATCATCCTAATCCTGATTTCTATTACCAGACAGGCGGCGGGCCGCTGCTGGATTTGGGGCCGTATTACTTGACGGCGATGGTATTTTTGCTGGGCCCGATTGCCCGTGTGTCTGGCTTGTCCAATCGGGCCTTTGACCAGCGAATGATTGAAAACGGACCAAGGCATGGTGAATGGATGGAGGTTGAGGTTGATACCCACAGCCAGTCAATGCTGTCTTTTGCTTCTGGCGAAATTGGCAGCATGACGATGAGCTTTGATATCTGGGATACAGACATGCCGCGCTTTGAAATATATGGCGAAGAGGGGACCATCAGTATTTCTGATCCAGACCCGGTTCACGGGGCGAACATCTTTGACGGTGAGGTGTTGTACCGGACCCGCCAGACCTCACGCTGGACGCATCAGCCCCGCCCCACTGGTCGTGATGACTGGCAGGTTGCCGAAAATCTTTTTGGCTATAATTATAACGCTCGTGGTCTGGGATTGCTGGATCTGGCTTATGCTGTTGCAGAAGGCCGTGCACCCCGTGCATCTGCAGAACTGGCTTTTCATATTTTTGAGGTAATGGATGCTATTGCCCGCTCACATCAGACAGGGCAGGTTGAACAGGTCGCCAGCAAGGTCGTCCGTCCAGACCCTTTGCCGCTGGTCTTTCCGGCACAGCGTGAATCAGGAGATGTTACATGGGCATAA
- a CDS encoding dioxygenase, isopenicillin N synthase (PFAM: 2OG-Fe(II) oxygenase superfamily), which yields MSNFDYASAQVADFTTIPVIDMPDLDVHKGLDNSDFDLFAKALMSAATDIGFFYLRNHGVSEDLREQAMAASRRFFELPDDVKQKIAVNGDQRGWMAKGGAVLQGAETFDAKEIFFWGWESDGMDISLPLVAKNQWPDQEAQFLKADLLPYYHAVLKLSEVVLAALAVGLGKSADFFTPFYHTPLGRGQLVYYPPTTVSDRTARRFGAAAHADFGVLTILCQDNLGGLQVQNKSGDWIEAPPVENSFVCNIGDMLSYWTGGRLASTIHRVINKTDKARFSIPIFCDPSSDAVIDPAVFSETAQAGIAPAIQAGDFIQSRNQRNFTHYRKR from the coding sequence ATGTCTAATTTTGATTATGCGTCTGCTCAAGTGGCAGATTTCACCACTATCCCGGTCATTGATATGCCTGACCTTGATGTGCATAAAGGCCTGGACAATTCTGACTTTGATCTTTTTGCAAAAGCCCTGATGTCTGCGGCAACAGATATCGGTTTTTTTTATCTGCGTAATCATGGCGTTTCTGAAGATCTGCGCGAGCAGGCAATGGCCGCCTCACGCCGGTTTTTTGAACTGCCAGATGATGTCAAACAAAAGATAGCTGTGAACGGCGATCAGCGTGGCTGGATGGCCAAAGGTGGGGCGGTTCTGCAAGGGGCAGAAACATTTGATGCCAAGGAAATCTTTTTCTGGGGGTGGGAATCAGATGGAATGGATATAAGTCTGCCTCTGGTCGCAAAAAATCAATGGCCTGATCAAGAAGCTCAGTTTCTGAAAGCTGACCTTTTGCCCTATTATCACGCTGTATTGAAGCTGAGTGAAGTGGTGCTGGCGGCGCTTGCGGTTGGGCTGGGTAAGTCAGCTGATTTCTTTACACCTTTTTATCACACCCCACTTGGCCGGGGCCAGCTGGTATATTATCCGCCAACAACTGTTTCTGATCGTACGGCCAGACGGTTTGGTGCGGCTGCTCATGCTGATTTTGGTGTGCTGACGATCCTGTGTCAGGATAATTTAGGCGGGCTTCAGGTGCAGAATAAATCAGGCGACTGGATAGAAGCCCCGCCAGTTGAAAACAGCTTTGTCTGTAATATCGGTGATATGCTCTCATACTGGACAGGGGGCAGGCTGGCTTCGACCATTCACCGGGTAATCAATAAGACAGATAAGGCCCGGTTCTCCATCCCGATCTTTTGTGATCCGTCCAGTGACGCAGTTATTGATCCGGCTGTGTTTTCTGAAACCGCTCAAGCTGGCATTGCACCCGCCATTCAGGCAGGTGACTTTATCCAATCCCGTAACCAGCGGAATTTTACCCATTACCGGAAACGCTGA
- a CDS encoding putative dehydrogenase (PFAM: Oxidoreductase family, NAD-binding Rossmann fold; Oxidoreductase family, C-terminal alpha/beta domain): protein MSMILNDTVTPDKPFPSQARRLRLGIVGGGRIAATQAMAVRLTDRFDIVAGALSSDPVRALQKGQDWHFDPARCYTSFSDMAQAEAGRSDGIDAVMITTPNHLHYSAAKIFAEAGIHIMCDKPLTNDATEADALVTLAGNTGITFTVGYVMSCFPMVRQAREIAASGQLGDINQIHVEFMQDWMTPPESAEAAHVKWRLDPKASGPTSCTGDIGTHAAHLASFVSGHKLTDLRAEFHVCGAPKPLEDTVFMSTRFDGRIPGTLMATRLAPGNRGGLRLRIFGSKGGMEWDLEACDQLKVNIFGQPDQIYSRGHGHGLSVATERLVHSGRGFPEGIIEAWANLYTEFAVAISAHKDGIDLPYDYISCPLVEDGAEGVRFIEAAASSHQQGSVWVSVG from the coding sequence ATGAGCATGATTCTAAACGACACAGTAACACCAGATAAACCATTTCCCTCTCAGGCACGCCGCCTGCGCTTGGGAATTGTTGGCGGCGGGCGTATTGCCGCGACCCAGGCGATGGCTGTTCGCTTAACAGACAGGTTTGACATTGTTGCTGGCGCGCTGTCCTCAGACCCGGTGCGGGCCCTGCAGAAAGGCCAGGACTGGCATTTTGACCCTGCACGATGCTATACCAGCTTTTCAGATATGGCGCAGGCAGAGGCCGGACGGTCAGACGGTATCGATGCTGTGATGATCACCACGCCAAATCATCTGCATTATTCAGCAGCCAAAATATTTGCCGAAGCTGGCATTCATATCATGTGCGACAAGCCGCTGACAAATGATGCAACAGAGGCAGATGCGCTGGTGACATTGGCTGGCAATACAGGCATTACCTTCACAGTTGGTTATGTGATGAGTTGTTTTCCGATGGTCCGCCAGGCCCGTGAAATTGCTGCTTCTGGCCAGCTGGGTGATATCAACCAGATTCATGTTGAATTTATGCAGGACTGGATGACCCCGCCAGAAAGTGCAGAGGCTGCACATGTGAAATGGCGGCTTGATCCGAAAGCCTCTGGCCCGACCAGCTGCACAGGGGATATTGGCACACACGCCGCCCATCTGGCCAGTTTCGTGAGCGGCCACAAGTTGACGGATCTGCGTGCAGAATTTCATGTTTGTGGTGCGCCGAAGCCGTTAGAAGATACAGTGTTTATGTCCACCCGATTTGATGGCCGTATCCCTGGTACGCTGATGGCCACGCGCCTTGCCCCGGGCAACAGGGGCGGTTTGCGTCTGCGGATTTTTGGCAGCAAAGGCGGGATGGAATGGGATTTGGAAGCCTGTGATCAGCTGAAGGTGAATATCTTCGGCCAGCCTGATCAGATTTACAGCCGTGGTCATGGCCATGGTCTGTCTGTGGCTACTGAACGGTTGGTGCATTCTGGGCGCGGCTTTCCTGAGGGCATTATTGAAGCCTGGGCCAATTTATATACTGAATTTGCTGTTGCGATTAGCGCCCATAAAGATGGCATTGACCTGCCTTATGACTATATAAGCTGTCCTTTGGTTGAAGATGGCGCAGAAGGCGTCCGCTTTATTGAAGCGGCTGCTTCTTCTCATCAGCAAGGCTCTGTCTGGGTGTCAGTTGGCTGA